The DNA sequence CCGGACCGGCCTGGCGGGTCTTCAGATCATGCACACCGAGCGAACCCGCGGCATTGGCGGCGATCGCCTGCTTGATCGCCTCTTCCTCTTCCCCCGAAACTGCCCGGTCCATCAAGCCGTCAATCGAGCGCGAGATCACCATCCATCCCTGGAACAGGATGTTGCAGGCGACGATGACGGCAAGCAGGGGATCGAGGATCGCGTAGCCGGTGGCAATCGCAAGGACGAGACCGATGAGAACGCCGATCGAGGTGACGACATCCGACAGGATATGGTGGCCATCGGCGCTTAGCGCCGGCGAGCGATGCCTGCGGCCGGCCGTGATCAGCACATAGGCCCAGATGGCGTTGATCACACCGGCAGCGAAGTTGATCGCGAGACCAAGAGCCGGCGCTTCCATCACGACAGGCGCCATGATCGCCGGCACCGCTTCCCAGACGATCAAAAGAGCTGCAACGACGATCAGCACCCCCTCGATCACGGCCGAAAAATACTCCGCCTTGTGGTGCCCGAAGGGGTGGCCGGCATCCGCCGGTTTGGCGGCATAACCGATCATCAGATAGGCGATGACGGCAGCGATCACGTTGACCGTGGACTCGAGACCATCGGACAGAAGCGCGACCGAACCGGTGAGCCACCAGGCGAGAAGCTTCAGCCCCAGCACGGCGAGAGACAGCGGAATGCCCCAGAAGGCAAGCCGCAGGACGGTCCGGTTGTCGGATGCAGACATCTTGATCATTCCCTATGCAGATGCAAACGAGTTGCAAACGCAAGCCCATTGAAACGCAAAACCGCCCGCGCGAATTTCGCGCAGGCGGTCCATGGCCAAGCATATGCTGGATTAAACGCCGCTTGTCAAAGCTTGGCTCGGCTGGCTCCGCCTTCTCCGCAGGCAATGACCTCCAGGGTCAACAGCTCGGCTTCGATTTCATCGCCGTCGGCGGCCTTGCTGCCCCGACCGATGAAGAGGAATACGACGGCTGCGGTCGCCACCGTGATGCCGGTCAGCAGCCAGAGCAAGGCACTGAACGCATCGCCATAGGCTTGCAGGAGCGCGGCATGCGATGTCTGCGGTGCAATTCGCGCTGCGTCCGCGAGGTTGCCGGTCACGACGCGCTGCGCCATCGCAGCGGCATTCGGACCGGCCCCGGGCCCCAGGTTCGAGGCTGTGAGCGCCGAGAGAACTGCGGTCACGATTGCGAGCGCTACGCCCTCCCCTGCAACGCGCGTGGTGCTGAAGATCCCCGTTGCCATCCCTGCCCGTTCCTTCGGCACGACGCTGACGGCAAGCCCGTCCATCAGCCCCCAGGGCAGGCTGATGCCAAGACCGATCAGCAACAGAGGTGCGAGCAGCACGGCCGGCTCGGAACCCACCGGAACCCGGCCCAGCCAGAGGAGCCCAACAGCCGAGATCAACAGACCCGTGCCGCAGATCGCCGCAGGCGTGAACCAGCGCGTCAAGAGGCCGGCGGCAATCGGCAAGACCAGG is a window from the Ensifer adhaerens genome containing:
- a CDS encoding cation diffusion facilitator family transporter, translating into MSASDNRTVLRLAFWGIPLSLAVLGLKLLAWWLTGSVALLSDGLESTVNVIAAVIAYLMIGYAAKPADAGHPFGHHKAEYFSAVIEGVLIVVAALLIVWEAVPAIMAPVVMEAPALGLAINFAAGVINAIWAYVLITAGRRHRSPALSADGHHILSDVVTSIGVLIGLVLAIATGYAILDPLLAVIVACNILFQGWMVISRSIDGLMDRAVSGEEEEAIKQAIAANAAGSLGVHDLKTRQAGPAIFVDFHMVVPEAMPVGEAHDICDRIEDAIRDVHPGARIAIHVEPEGEKAHGVRVKTTSARH